One stretch of Brettanomyces nanus chromosome 4, complete sequence DNA includes these proteins:
- a CDS encoding uncharacterized protein (BUSCO:EOG09343VTV~EggNog:ENOG41): protein MRGVELPYESNITLERFWYLAGELLYTKLYYDTSRGRYFTKRFRKPQEKEDTVEDVGADVGADVGADVDDMGEDPCSEDIDPCSEEEINTLLVSYLTLVSNYCDQLADSGKDPRFFQKVSKFILNYENYKRNKIFCIRKMLSLLTYAVDSNAKNMSLNAASLDTDLQEDVVNTIETNEKFIRTIGWIFYTNYKAVGEEFLDILNKYSGIEAICKVLHNYYMVSRNVKEGDPFASNYFNYIELLYQICKQCELEPEQLNAMSTKFLKYLLSKLKVSTEEEDPANYMKFKLLLILNEQFMVQQYSNSAESTTNRLFDTLMSSNVYFCNFAETLILNFNRETNPTVQILMLKMLYVIFTTSKTCHSIYLNDLKVIVDIIIRELCNLSLSKDVPLINTYLRVLYPMLLFSNLKGHCYKVDSMRDILTYLLTTEQTNEVTQRLAQRCLKLDIFKEIEVSPTKIGPISFPSPIVIANSLCQGIRSLPASLPGSPLRNHHSAPPPPPPPPAPPHPRHWSSADIGQTDPKIPVQMVTRVSSSSSSQISVISETDDYLQPPPRRTRGMSTGSAMSLDSSNGGKRRPAPPPPPRRRIQSSSNLSLSRAKAD, encoded by the exons ATGCGG GGAGTAGAGTTACCATACGAGAGTAATATTACTCTGGAACGGTTTTGGTACTTGGCGGGGGAATTACTCTACACCAAGTTGTACTATGATACTTCGAGAGGAAGGTATTTTACCAAGCGTTTTAGAAAGCCacaggagaaagaagatacaGTTGAGGATGTTGGAGCGGACGTTGGAGCGGACGTTGGAGCGGACGTTGATGACATGGGAGAAGATCCATGTTCAGAGGACATTGATCCATGttcagaagaggaaattaATACACTATTGGTCAGCTACTTGACGCTTGTATCCAACTACTGCGACCAATTGGCTGACTCAGGTAAAGATCCACgattcttccagaaggttTCGAAATTTATTCTGAATTACGAGAATTATAAACGAAACAAGATCTTTTGTATTCGGAAAATGCTCTCTTTATTGACGTATGCTGTCGATAGTAATGCCAAGAATATGAGTTTGAATGCAGCGTCTCTTGACACGGATCTACAGGAGGACGTGGTAAATACAATTGAGACAAACGAGAAATTCATCAGAACCATTGGCTGGATTTTCTATACTAATTACAAGGCTGTTGGAGAAGAGTTTCTAGACATTCTTAACAAATATAGTGGCATCGAAGCCATCTGCAAGGTCCTTCACAATTATTACATGGTGTCACGAAAtgtcaaagaaggagatccGTTTGCATCTAATTACTTCAATTATATTGAACTTCTTTATCAAATTTGCAAACAGTGCGAATTGGAGCCTGAGCAATTGAATGCTATGAGTACGAAGTTTCTGAAGTATCTACTGTCTAAGTTGAAGGTATCgacagaagaggaagatcCTGCGAACTACATGAAATTTAAGCTATTGTTGATCCTTAATGAGCAATTCATGGTTCAGCAGTATTCAAATTCAGCAGAAAGTACAACGAATCGATTGTTTGATACATTGATGTCTAGCAACGTTTATTTTTGTAACTTTGCAGAGACTTTGATCCTGAACTTTAATAGGGAAACCAATCCAACGGTTCAGATATTAATGCTCAAAATGCTTTACGTGATATTCACAACGTCAAAAACTTGTCATTCCATATATCTTAATGACCTCAAGGTTATAGTGGATATCATTATAAGAGAACTGTGCAATTTGTCATTAAGCAAAGATGTTCCCTTAATAAACACATATCTTCGCGTTCTCTACCCgatgcttctcttttcgaACTTGAAAGGTCATTGTTATAAGGTTGACAGCATGAGGGATATTCTTACCTATCTTTTGACTACTGAGCAGACAAACGAGGTCACTCAACGATTGGCTCAAAGATGCCTCAAGCTGGACatattcaaagagattgaagtATCCCCAACTAAGATCGGTCCTATTTCTTTCCCGTCCCCAATAGTTATAGCCAATTCCTTGTGCCAGGGAATTAGATCGCTACCGGCATCGCTACCTGGATCTCCCCTTAGGAATCATCATTcagcaccaccaccaccacctccaCCTCCAGCACCACCACATCCTCGTCATTGGTCATCGGCTGATATCGGTCAGACAGACCCAAAAATACCAGTACAAATGGTAACTCGGGTTagttcctcttcatcgtcgCAGATTTCTGTCATCAGCGAGACTGACGACTATTTACAACCTCCTCCTAGACGTACTAGAGGAATGTCTACAGGTTCCGCCATGTCACTTGATTCGTCTAATggtggaaaaagaaggccGGCTCCTCCGCCTCCTCCAAGAAGGCGCATCCAGAGCTCATCTAATCTCTCTCTAAGTAGGGCTAAGGCAGATTAA
- a CDS encoding uncharacterized protein (BUSCO:EOG093424AU) gives MSMDTPLKADKDFSETLDEQFPQIDSISKDDYKEAMDKLLLLEKQTRQASDLASSKRIMVKLVDLLTAKKDWDSLNEQIMLLSKKHGQLKDSIQVMIQQVIGHLDAIEDLDTKIETIETIRTVTENKIFVELERARVTKALSDILLNEKHDLDKACEVLCELQVETYSSMELEEKIRFIEDQMTLSNMKGDFQFSEILSRKILARTLENFKELKLRYYQLMIEIATQADDYINAVTYNLSAYHIPASEEKDDADESETLKYLEQAVYFVILSPYSPLQNDLILKMKADKNINKFSVCKALIKALTTQEIIVWEQFEKEFGPELFKDILYDQKSDSGKRHYADLKKRTIEFNLRVISNYYSSIKLNRLCELLQLDQPSVEDSIIELVNSGAIYARINRPAKVVSFIQPKSENDLLNEWSTNIDMLLEDIKTIEHLIGKEEMLHGAKA, from the coding sequence ATGTCTATGGATACACCACTTAAAGCTGATAAAGATTTCTCAGAAACTTTGGACGAGCAATTTCCCCAGATTGATAGCATCTCCAAGGATGATTACAAGGAAGCTATGGACAAACTCCTTCTATTGGAGAAACAGACTAGACAGGCGTCAGATTTAGCCTCTTCTAAGAGAATTATGGTGAAGCTCGTTGATTTATTGACCGCTAAAAAGGACTGGGATTCCCTTAATGAGCAAATTATGTTACTATCAAAGAAGCACGGGCAGCTAAAGGACTCCATTCAAGTGATGATTCAACAGGTGATTGGACATCTTGATGCAattgaagatttggataccAAGATTGAAACTATAGAAACCATTAGAACTGTCACGGAAAACAAGATATTCGTTGAACTCGAAAGAGCCCGTGTTACCAAGGCTTTAAGCGATATTTTGTTGAATGAGAAGCATGATTTGGACAAGGCATGCGAAGTTTTGTGCGAATTACAAGTTGAAACTTACAGTTCGATGGAATTAGAAGAGAAAATACGGTTTATCGAAGATCAGATGACCTTGTCAAATATGAAGGGAGACTTCCAGTTCTCGGAGATTCTTTCTAGAAAGATTCTAGCCAGGACTTTGGAGAATTTTAAGGAGCTTAAGTTAAGGTATTATCAATTGATGATCGAGATTGCTACACAGGCTGATGATTATATCAATGCTGTCACATACAACTTGTCGGCGTATCACATTCCCGCTTCTGAGGAGAAggatgatgctgatgaatCAGAGACTTTGAAGTACTTAGAGCAAGCTGTTTATTTTGTGATACTTTCACCTTACTCGCCTCTGCAAAATGATCttatattgaagatgaaggcTGATAAGAACATTAATAAGTTCAGTGTTTGTAAAGCTCTTATTAAGGCTTTAACTACCCAGGAGATTATAGTTTGGGAGcagtttgaaaaggaaTTTGGCCCTGAATTGTTCAAAGACATTCTATATGATCAAAAATCAGATTCAGGAAAGAGGCATTACGCAGATCTCAAAAAGAGAACCATCGAGTTTAACCTAAGAGTTATCTCAAACTACTATTCCAGCATAAAATTGAATAGATTATGTGAATTGCTTCAGTTGGACCAGCCTTCTGTTGAGGACAGCATCATTGAATTGGTTAATTCCGGTGCTATATATGCCAGAATCAATAGACCTGCCAAAGTGGTCAGTTTCATCCAGCCGAAAAGTGAGAATGATTTGTTGAATGAATGGAGTACCAACATAGATATGCTCCTTGAGGATATTAAGACTATAGAACATCTTATTGGCAAAGAGGAGATGTTGCATGGTGCGAAGGCATAA